A window of the Virgibacillus pantothenticus genome harbors these coding sequences:
- a CDS encoding alpha-D-ribose 1-methylphosphonate 5-phosphate C-P-lyase PhnJ, whose protein sequence is MNNTTHFAFFDEGSKKEIRRTTLKAVAIPGYQVPFASREMPIARGWGTGGLQLTLSLIGKEDTLKVIDQGADESVNAVSIKKLVQQTTGVEVTDHTEAASLIQSRHRIPEVPLTEEQILVLQVPTPEPLRDVEASEYVTKRLHAEEEYSGAWLLLFEQIMKYGKTATGADHPVYVNGRYVMAPSPIPRFDNPKMHISKALTLLGAGREKKIYAVPPYTDVTSLAFEDYPFAVETFAGHACHLCGATDVFLDELVDEATGIAYYQCNDTSYCIDRLNSQEQVEVEHHHA, encoded by the coding sequence ATGAATAATACGACTCATTTTGCGTTTTTTGATGAAGGGTCTAAGAAGGAAATTCGTCGGACGACATTGAAGGCAGTAGCAATTCCAGGCTATCAGGTTCCATTCGCTTCCAGAGAAATGCCGATTGCAAGAGGGTGGGGAACAGGAGGCTTGCAGCTTACCTTATCATTAATCGGCAAAGAAGATACGTTAAAAGTCATTGATCAAGGTGCCGATGAATCGGTGAACGCTGTTAGCATTAAAAAGCTCGTGCAGCAAACAACGGGAGTTGAAGTAACCGATCATACAGAAGCAGCTTCCTTAATTCAATCCAGACACCGAATTCCAGAGGTCCCGCTAACAGAGGAGCAAATTTTAGTGTTACAGGTTCCAACACCTGAGCCATTACGTGATGTAGAAGCAAGCGAATATGTAACAAAACGCTTGCATGCTGAAGAAGAATATAGTGGAGCTTGGCTCTTGTTATTTGAACAAATTATGAAATACGGGAAAACAGCGACAGGTGCGGATCATCCAGTATACGTAAATGGTCGTTATGTCATGGCACCAAGTCCAATTCCAAGATTTGATAATCCGAAAATGCATATATCCAAAGCATTGACATTACTCGGAGCAGGCCGAGAAAAGAAAATTTACGCTGTTCCGCCTTATACAGATGTCACATCCCTTGCATTTGAAGACTATCCATTTGCAGTGGAAACATTTGCAGGTCATGCATGTCATTTATGTGGTGCAACAGATGTTTTCCTTGATGAACTCGTTGATGAAGCAACAGGCATAGCTTATTATCAGTGTAACGATACCAGCTACTGTATAGATAGATTGAACAGCCAAGAGCAAGTGGAGGTGGAACATCATCATGCGTGA
- a CDS encoding carbon-phosphorus lyase complex subunit PhnI has product MGYVAVKGGTKAIEASINRLTYDRLKEREIIEVKTIMATMRALVDQVMSESSLYSPFLAALAIKQAEGSMEEAVFIMRAHRSTLPRLYYSNIVESESMLVERRISASFKDIPGGQILGSTTDYTHRLLDFSLVSETRSENEQWIKQFMEQMEHEVATSGEVVYFPKVVDYLREEGLFVAHEPDNTSPTDITKENLSFPASRSARLQTLTRGQTGAVTALGYASLRGYGQVHPTVGEVRVGKLPIYVGHPNEPNQTEEDSYYIGEIKVSEVESFVPVSVKNEQNEEELDFEIGYGVCYGQNETKAIAMSILDQCLEHPEASFPTHDEEFVLLHIDSVEATGFISHLKLPHYVTFQSKLDSVREVKRKGENYE; this is encoded by the coding sequence ATGGGCTATGTAGCTGTCAAAGGTGGAACGAAGGCAATTGAGGCGTCCATTAATCGATTAACATATGATCGTTTAAAAGAAAGAGAAATCATTGAAGTTAAAACCATTATGGCTACGATGCGTGCACTTGTGGACCAAGTTATGTCTGAAAGTAGCCTATATTCGCCATTTCTAGCTGCACTAGCTATAAAGCAGGCGGAAGGGAGCATGGAAGAGGCAGTATTCATTATGCGGGCACACCGTTCTACGTTACCAAGACTTTATTATAGCAATATCGTGGAGTCCGAGTCGATGCTAGTAGAACGTCGTATATCTGCAAGCTTTAAGGATATTCCTGGTGGTCAAATATTAGGATCTACTACGGATTACACGCATCGTTTACTCGACTTTTCATTGGTTTCAGAAACACGATCAGAAAATGAGCAGTGGATTAAACAGTTTATGGAGCAGATGGAGCATGAAGTGGCTACATCAGGGGAAGTGGTTTATTTTCCAAAAGTAGTCGATTATTTGCGAGAAGAAGGCTTATTTGTAGCGCATGAACCGGATAATACGAGCCCAACAGATATTACGAAAGAAAATCTTTCCTTTCCAGCTTCCAGAAGTGCTAGATTACAGACGTTAACGCGTGGGCAAACAGGAGCAGTGACAGCACTTGGCTATGCTTCTTTACGAGGGTACGGTCAAGTTCACCCGACGGTTGGTGAGGTCCGTGTTGGAAAGCTACCAATTTATGTTGGTCATCCAAACGAACCGAACCAAACGGAAGAAGACAGCTACTATATTGGAGAAATTAAAGTTTCGGAAGTCGAGTCGTTTGTTCCTGTCTCTGTTAAAAACGAACAAAACGAGGAAGAATTAGATTTTGAGATTGGCTATGGCGTATGTTATGGGCAAAATGAAACAAAAGCAATTGCGATGAGCATTTTAGATCAATGTTTAGAGCATCCAGAGGCTAGCTTTCCAACGCATGATGAAGAGTTTGTTTTGCTGCATATTGATTCGGTGGAAGCAACCGGCTTTATATCGCATCTGAAACTCCCACACTATGTTACATTCCAGTCCAAATTGGATAGTGTTCGTGAAGTAAAAAGAAAGGGGGAGAACTATGAATAA
- the phnH gene encoding phosphonate C-P lyase system protein PhnH has translation MPIDLVHDLQKVYRKVLDSMARPGKIANLEEFAERFNYEVACYNTTLLIAMTLLDGEVSFHVITENNQLVEEKIAAYTLAKHAPVEKADFIIVLKDATDASIIEGMAACEKGNLIDPQHSSTWVMESSVLLSNQTQLRLTGPGIESHIDLHTSLSPSVWQARSEAVQEYPLGIDLMLTDDSLQVACVPRTTNVSVREVE, from the coding sequence ATGCCTATAGATCTAGTTCATGATTTACAAAAGGTGTATCGAAAAGTATTGGACAGCATGGCTCGTCCAGGGAAGATAGCTAATTTAGAAGAATTTGCAGAACGATTTAATTATGAGGTTGCGTGTTACAATACGACGTTACTGATTGCAATGACATTATTGGACGGAGAAGTATCGTTTCATGTAATTACGGAGAATAATCAGTTAGTAGAAGAAAAGATCGCCGCTTATACGTTGGCAAAGCATGCACCTGTAGAAAAAGCAGATTTTATTATTGTGTTAAAGGATGCTACAGATGCTTCAATTATTGAAGGGATGGCAGCCTGCGAAAAGGGAAACCTGATTGATCCGCAGCATTCTTCCACATGGGTAATGGAAAGCAGTGTTCTCCTATCTAATCAGACTCAGCTACGACTCACCGGTCCAGGGATTGAGAGCCATATTGATTTACATACCAGTTTATCGCCAAGCGTTTGGCAAGCTAGGAGCGAAGCAGTACAAGAATATCCGTTAGGAATAGACCTTATGCTAACGGATGATAGTTTGCAAGTTGCCTGTGTGCCTAGAACAACGAACGTTTCTGTACGGGAGGTGGAGTAA
- the phnG gene encoding phosphonate C-P lyase system protein PhnG: MKRRRRTEILVQANTDLAKSLAYQIKQTYTYKEIVAPQYGLTMVKMRESAKKSLFYIGEMLVTEAKVEINEQIGIGVVQGMQDDLATNLAIIDAAYNAQLPETLAWADVLLEAEADIHHKRAKQQAELMETKVSFETMDV; this comes from the coding sequence ATGAAACGACGGAGAAGAACAGAGATTCTTGTTCAAGCGAATACCGATTTGGCAAAAAGCTTGGCATATCAAATTAAGCAGACATACACCTACAAGGAAATTGTAGCCCCGCAATATGGATTAACGATGGTAAAGATGCGGGAAAGCGCAAAAAAATCCTTATTCTATATTGGTGAAATGCTTGTTACGGAAGCAAAAGTGGAAATTAATGAGCAGATTGGCATTGGTGTAGTGCAAGGAATGCAAGATGATTTAGCAACAAATTTAGCTATTATTGATGCTGCCTACAATGCACAATTACCAGAAACATTAGCTTGGGCAGATGTCTTATTAGAAGCTGAAGCAGACATACATCATAAACGAGCAAAGCAGCAAGCAGAGCTAATGGAAACAAAGGTAAGCTTTGAAACTATGGATGTTTAA